GAGGGCCTGGAACGGGTGGTACCAGTCGCATTGCATATTGAGGACCGGCGTCCGGCTGGCTTCGGCAACTGCCCGGATGTACTGATTGCCGATGCCCCAATCGACGTTGCGGATGGCGATACCGTCGTCGTATCGGCCGAGGATCTCACCGATCTCCCGCCACGTGTCGCCGTGTCCGATCTGGGTGGTGGTGCTGTCGAGGAACATGGCATGCCCGCCGAGTTGTGCCATCCCGGCCTCGAAGCTCGCCCTGGTCCTCGTGCTCGAGAAGAAGAACAACATGGCGAGTACCTTGTTGTCCAGCAGCGCATGCTGTTCGCCGAGCGCACGACGTCGCTTGAGGTCGAGCGCCACGTCGATGATCGTGTCCAGCTCGTCTCTGGTCCACTCCTGGGTGGTGATCATGTCCCGCCCGTGCAGATGGGTTTGCATCGATACTCCTTTGGTCTGGTCAGGCTCCGACTTTTCGCCTGATCAGGCGAAAGCGCAGCAAGTCGTCACGGAAGAATGAGGTCGATTGCACGACCGGTTCGTTGTCCTGGTCGTATCCAACCTCTTCAAAACTGAGTGCCGGTGTCCGGCGAGGAATGCCGAGTTCGTCCGCCTCGTGGGAAGGAAGTGCGACGGGAACGATCTCGGAGAGGTAGTAGCCGAGGGGTCGGTTGCAGTGCCGGTCGAGGAGGTCGTAGAGGGGGAGCGCTCCGGACTTTTTCGTGATCTCGACTTTGATGTGCCGGGTCGGGATCCGGTTGTACGTAAGCACCACCGGACGGTCGTCTTCCAGGAATACCTTCTCGACGACCAGTACTGGTTCGCCGGATTCGATACCGAGATCCCCCGCCAGTGATTCTGATGCGGGCCGTGGAGTGAGTCCGATGACTCGGACAGATGGGGTATAGCCATGATCCTGGAGTACTTCCTCGTACGACCAGATCTCCTCGAGACGGGACTTGATCTGGAGGCCCGGCTGGTTTACGAAGGTCCCGGCTCCCTGCTTGCGATAGATCGACCCCTCGTTCTCGAGCCTGCTGAGTGCGTCGCGAATCGTCGTCCTGCTCACCCCGAGCTCAGCCGCCAGCTCGGTCTCCGACGGAATGCGACCCTCCTCAAACGCGCCGGAAACGATGCGCTCCTTGAGGTTCGCTTTCACCTGGTCGGTGAGTGATGGGCTGCGGGTGATCATCTGGCTAGCACGTCCGGTGATACTGTTGTATGATTGTATGACAAATCGTACAGGAGGCTACCCCGCCTGTCCAGCCCCATCGGGGCGCGACACGAGGAGCCTCGAGTAACCGGTACCGCAATACGAGGAGAACAGCACATGCGCAGCTTCGCCGGAAGGGACATCCTTTCGCTCAAAGGTTTCGAACGAAACGAGTTCGAACACATCTTCCAGATCGCCGATGAACTCGAACCGATCGCCAGGGAACGCCGGAACGTCGATCTGCTGGCCGAGAAGACGATGGTGACGGCGTTCTACCAGCCGTCGACGCGCACCCGCCTCGCCCACGAAGCTGCGATGCACCGCCTCGGGGGCCACGTCACCGGGTTCTCGGATGCCAAGATGACCCGCGCCGGCGACTTCTACCAGGAGTCGATCAAGGACACCGTCCACATGCTCGAGTACTACGGCGACGTGCTCGTCATGCGCCACTTCCAGCAGGGTGCCCCGCACGAAGCTGCCAGGTGGGCATCGATTCCCGTCATCAATGCTGGTGATGGATGGGGGGAACATCCGACCCAGGTCCTTACCGACCTCTACACGGTGCTGAACGAGAAGGGCACCATCGACGGGCTCACGTTTGTAGCCATCGGTGATCACCGGATGCGCACTATGCACTCCCTCGGCTACGCGCTGTCGCAGTTCGATGCGGAGATGGTGGTCCTCGCTCCCGAAGAGATGTCGCCGCTGCCCGAGTTCCTGGCAGAACTGGACGAGATGGGAACGAACTACCGGATCGTCGAGCACATCGACCAGGTGATTCACGAGGCAGACGTCATCTACATGGAGCCCGTCGTTCAGCCCGACTACACCCAGTCGCGCCAAGACAAGCAGGACGAGTACGGTCGGACGCCTGCCAACTACCAGATCACCAGAGAGGTCATGAAGCGGGCCAAGGGCGACTCGATCATCCTCCACTCGCTGCCCCGGATGGATGAGCTGCTGCCCGAGGTCGACCAGCTCAAGCACGCCCGCTACTGGCAAGAGGCCTACAACGGGGTCGTGATGCGGATGGCGCTGATTGCGTCAGTGCTCGGAGTGATGGAGTAATGCCCAGACTCGTCATTGCCATCGGCGGTAACTCGCTCATTGCCGACAAGGACCACCAGACGGTGGAGGATCAGTACAACGCGGCCGCCGAGACCGACCAGCACATAGCGCAGCTCGTGAAGGGTGGCTGGGACGTGGCGATCTCTCACGGCAACGGACCGCAGGTGGGGTTCATCATGCGGCGCTCCGAGCTGGCGCGTGGGGAACTGCACGAGATCCCGATGGACGTTGCCGGAGCCGACACGCAGGGGGCGATCGGATATGCACTGCAGCAGAATCTGATCAACGACTTCCGGGCGATGGGGATTCAGAAACCCGTCGTCACGGTTGTCACTCAGGTCGAGGTGAGCTCGACCGACCCGGCGATGCTCGACCCGTCCAAGCCGATCGGAACCTTTCTCGACGAAGAAGAAGCCAATCGGCGTCGCCAGGAGGAAGGTTGGGCGATCAAGGAAGATGCGGGGCGCGGTTGGCGACGGGTCGTCGCCTCACCTCAACCGCAGCGTATCGTCGAGATCGACGTGATCCGCCAGCTCATCGACTCCGGTGTGGTGGTGATCTGCGTCGGTGGCGGCGGTATTCCGGTAGTCGCCGATGAGAACGGCGACCTGCACGGAGTCGCGGCTGTGATCGATAAGGATCTCGCGTCGGCACTGTTGGCCAACCTGATCGACGCCGACATGCTGCTGATCTCGACTGCGGTCGAGAAGGTGGCACTCAACTTCGGCACGCCGGAGCAACGCTGGGTCGACCGGCTGACTCTGTCGGAGGTCAAGACGTACCTCGAGGAGGGCGGCCACTTCGGCGAAGGGTCGATGGCTCCGAAGATGCGAGCCGTCGTGCAGTTCCTCGAGGGCGGTGGAAAAGAAGCCTTGATCACCAACCCGGCGAACCTCGAGCATGCCGTTGCCGGTGCAACAGGAACCCGTATCGTTCATGACTGACGGTCGTCTAGAGCATGTCACAGGTCTCGTCTGTGTGATTTGCGGGCAGTCGTACCCGGCGGATGCGGCCGGGTACGTCTGCGGGGAATGCGGCAATGAGGGCATCCTCGATGTCCGATACGACTATGAGCGGGTCGGGTCGCGCCTCTCCAGGGAGTCACTGGCGGATGACCGTGAGATGACGATGTGGCGCTATCGGCCGCTCATGCCGGTCGCAGCCGATGCAGAGGTTCCGCCGCTCACGGTCGGTTGGACTCCAACCTACGACGCTCCCCGGCTGGCCGCCGCGCTCGGCCTGGCGGGGGTGTGGGTCAAGGATGAAGGCAGACAGCCGACTGCTTCTCTCAAGGATCGCGCCAGTGCCATGGCGCTGGTCAAGGCGCGGGAGGTCGGCGCGGACATCGTGACGACCGCCAGCACCGGCAACGCAGCAGCCGCGCTGAGCGGCTTGTCGGCTTCGATGGGTCAGAAGAACGTGATCTTCGTCCCCGAGTCTGCGCCACAAGCGAAGATTGCCCAGCTTCTCGCCTACGGATCGATCGTTGTCCTCGTCAAGGGGAACTACGGGGATGCTTTCGATCTATGTATGGCCGCTTCGGCCGAATACGGGTGGTACAACCGCAACACGGGCTTCAACCCGTACATGACAGAAGGCAAGAAGACGGCCGGTCTCGAGATACTCGAACAACTCGAGTGGAACGCACCCGACGCCATATTTGTGAGTGTGGGTGATGGATCGATCATCGGCGGGGTGCACAAGGCGATGAAGGATGCGCAGGCTCTCGGCTGGATCGATCACTCACCGCGCCTCTTCGGCATCCAGGCCGCCGGCAGCGACTTCCTCGTGCAGGCGTTCGAGAACAACGAAGACGTTCTCATCAAGGCGCCGATCTCCGCAGACACGCTGGCCGACTCGATCAGCGCCGACCTGCCGCGTGACCGGATCAAGGCGATGGCGGCCGTCCGTGAAACCGGCGGCGCCTACCTGCGCGTCTCCGACGAAGCAATTCTGGCGGCGGTGCCGGTCCTGGCGCGCGGCTCGGGCGTATTTGCCGAGCCGGCCGGCGCGGCTGCCCATGCGGGCCTGATTGCCGCTGCCGAGCGCGGACTCGTCGGCTCATCCGATCGGGTGGTTGTCCTCTCGACCGGCAGCGGGCTCAAAGACGTGGCCTCGGCGATGAAGGCCGTTACGGCCGCCGGCACCGAGCCGATGGTGATCGAACCGACACTCGCTGCATTGAAGGAAGCCCTTGCCACCAGGGGCGAATGACCAACCACGAAGGACTACGCATGATCGATCTCACCATCCACGAAGCAACCCTGGAATCGGCCGTTACCCAGGCTCATCAACGTTCGATTCGCATCCCGACCTTCAAGCAGATGCGCGATCCGTCCTTGATCCCCGACTCGATCAAGCAAGAACTGACGTCCGTCGGGTTGTGGGATCTCGACCCTCGCAACCTGTTTCGGATCACCTGGCACAACGAGCCGACCCCGAGCGGTGGCGGCTACGGGCCGGTCAACTACATAGAACTTCCCTCGGAACTGACCGGCACGCCGGCCAGGATTCTCCTCCTCGAAGGCAAGTGGTTCCCGACCGGTGCCCACAAAGTGGGAGCCGCCTTCGGATGCCTGGTGCCCCGCCTGGTCACGGGCCAGTTCGATCCCGCTACTCAGAAGGCGGTCTGGCCATCGACGGGCAACTACTGCCGGGGAGGCGCCTACGACTCGCATCTGCTGGCGTGCGAATCCGTCGCAATCCTTCCTGAGGGGATGAGCCGGGAGCGGTTCGACTGGTTGAGGACCGTGGCAGGCGAGATCATCGCCACGCCGGGAACAGAGTCGAACGTCAAGGAGATCTTCGACAAGTGCAACGAACTGCGCGCCTCGGGGGAGGACCTGGTGATCTTCAACCAGTTCGACGAGTTCGGAAACTACTTGTGGCACTACGCGGTGACGGGTCCGGCCATGGTCGAGGTGCTCGAGGCAGCGATGCGACCCGGAGACGAGTTCCGCGGCGTGACCCTGACCACCGGCTCGGCCGGCACGATCGCCTCGGGCGACTACCTCAAGCAGCTGTACCCCAACTCCAAGATCGCAGCAGGCGAAGCCATCCAGTGCCCGACCATTCTCTACAACGGCTTCGGCGAGCACCGGATCGAGGGAATCGGCGATAAGCACATCCCCTGGATCCATAACGCCAAGAACACTGATATGGCGATCGGTCTGGATGATGAGGCGACGATTTCCCTCACTCGCTTGTTCAACGAACCGGCCGGAACGGCCTATCTGGCCGACCAGGGAGTCGCACCCGGTCTGATCGAGAAGCTGCCGCTGCTCGGGATTTCCGGAATCGGCAACATGCTCATGGCGATCAAGATGGCCAAGTACTACGAGATGGGCTCCCAGGATGTCATCGTAACCGTCGGCACCGACTCTATGGAGATGTACGGAAGCCGCCTGCGAGAACTGAACGACGAGCGTGGAGAGTTCACGACTCTCGACGCGGCCGCCGCCTACCACCGCTACTTGCTCGGGCAGGGAATCGACCACGTCCAAGAACTCGGGTACTACGACCGCAAGCGGGTCCACAACCTGAAGTACTACACATGGGTCGAGCAGCAGGGCAAGACCTACGAGGAGATCCAGGCACAGTGGTACGACCCCGACTACTGGACGAACATCCAGGCCATGGTCGACCCGATCGATGAGCTGATCGAGGCCTTCAACACCAGGGTTGATCTGTAGCACTTCGACCATTTCCGGCGCCATATTCCGGGTCGATCCGCCCGGAATGTGGCGCGAAATGCTGACAGGGATCATCAGACCGGGTGGCCGGTCTCTCGATGATGCAACCGCACCTTCTCCGGCCTAGGCTCACTCTGTAATTGGACCCAAGGGAAGGGTGTCTATGAGATACAAGTCCTGGTTTGCTCTGTTCGTGGTGTTTGCCCTCGTGTTCGCCGCGTGTGGCGACTCCACAGATGAGACAACCCCCGATGATGGTGGAACCGACGTCACGGCTGTGCCGGGCACGGTCACAACCATTGACATTTGGATTGCGTTTGCCGACGGACCCCGTCTCACCTACACGGAAGAGCGGGCCGCCGAGTTCAACTCTGCACACTCGGACTACAACGTCGCGGTAACGGCGTTCGATTCGTACAACACCGTGTTTGAGCAGGCGCAGTTGGCGCTCGAGGGTGGCAACCCGCCCGAGATCATTCACTTCTTCGAGGCCGCCACCCAGGAGGCTCTCGATACGGTGGATGCAGACGGAAATCCGATCTTCAAGTCGGTGACCGAGGCGATCGGTGGTCGCACCGAGATTCTCGGTGAGCCTGTGATCCTCGATGACGTCGTTTCGGCCGCCCGGAACTACTACACCGTCGACGGCGAGTTTTACTCGATGCCGTGGAACACCTCCTCGGCGATCATGTTCGTTAATCAGGACATCCTCGACGCCGCAGGCGTCGCCGAGATCCCGAAAACCTGGGCAGACGTCGACGCGGCCTGCGAGAAGATCATGGCGATAGCCGATGCGCCCAAGGGCTGCATCACTTGGCCGAACCATTCGTGGTTCGTCGAGCAGACGCTGGGTCAAGAAGGTGAGTTGCTGGCGAACAACGACAACGGCCGCGATGGTCGGGCCACCGAGGTCTACCTCGACTCCGATGGCATGGTCGCCTACTTCGAGTGGTGGAAGAGCCTCGACGATCTGGGCTACTACATCTACACCGGCGTTCAGCGCGACTGGGACGGCACCAACACTGCCTTCCAGGCACAAGAGGTCGGTATGTTGATCTACTCGTCCTCAGATACGACGGTAATCACCGAGACGGGCACCGAGAACGGTTTCAACGTTGTGGCAGCACCAATGCCCTACAACGGCGACGTGCCGTACGAAGGCAACCTGATCGGTGGAGCGACGTTGTGGTTGCGAAATGGGCTGGACACCGTGACGGAAGATGGCGCCCTGGCGTTCATGAACTTCTTCTCGAATCCTGCCAACGCGGCCGAGTGGCACAAGATCACGGGTTACATCCCGATCACAGAGGCTGCCGTGCAACTACTCAAGGACGAGGGCTTCTACGACGAGAGCCCGAACAGCCTGGTCGCATCCGACCAACTGGCTGCTGCGGCAGATACGCCAGCCGCCAGGGGTGCGTTGCTCGGTAACTTCGTTGCCATTCGTGACGTCATCACCGCGGCCGCGGAGGACATGCTCGTCAACGACATAGATCCAAAGCAACGGCTGACAGAAGCAAACGCAGAAGCCCAACAGCTTCTCGACGAGTACAACTCCCTCTTCGGTGGCTAATCGTTAGCCGATGAGTGCGTTACTCGCACTACTAGCGGGGGCCGGGGCCGGCGCGTACGGATTCCGTACGGCGCGCCGGCTTCGCCCCGCCCGGCGATACCTCGTGGGTGCCCTGCTGGGCACCCTCGGGGCGGTCGTTGTTTCCGTCTTGACAGGTGGTTGCGCCTACAGCCCTGAGGTCGACGCTGCCCAACACATCCTCGGTATCGCGGTTGCCGGCGGGATAGGACTAGCCGTTGCGTCCGGCACGTCGGTCGTTCTCGCTTCCGCCAAGGGTGGGAGAGACGCCGGCAGTATCGGGAGCGACATCCGCACCGGTACCTACCGGCTCGGTTGGTGGTGGCCCTGGGCGCTTCTGCTGCCGACCATCGTCATCCTGGTCGTCTTTCTCTACGTCCCGGCGGTCCAAACGTTCACGCTCTCCACGAAACTGGTCCGGTTGGGGGCACCCCGTCAGATCGAGGTGTGTCTCGCCAACTTCTCAGAACTCCTCACGCCCAACCCGTGGATTCTGGTCATTCTCCCTTTGATCGCGGTCGGGGTCATGTGGGGGCTCGGGTTGTGGAAGCGACGGGCGAGCTTGGGGTCGATGAGCCTGACCGCCGCCACCGCGCTTCAGCCCTTCGGGATCGTGGTGTTGCTGCTGGCCCTCTACTACATGTTCAACGGAGGCCCCAGGGGATATCGCGGCATCTACGTCAACACGCTGGTTGTGTCGGCAGGGACCGTTGCCGGTGGCATGATTCTCGGCCTGGCCGTGGCGTACCTCGCCTTCCAGAAGGTTCGCGGGATGACCGTCTACCGGACGTTGCTCATCTGGCCGTATGCGGTCTCTCCTCCGGTCGCCGGCATCCTCTTCTTCATGATGTTCGACCCGACCGCCGGCATCATCCAGCATCTGTTCGAACTGGTTGGGGTTACCTTCCCCAACTACCGGGAGGATGTGTTCCTGGCCCGGTTCGCCGTCATCGCCGCCTCGACTTGGAAGATCCTCGGCTACAACGTGCTCTTTTACCTGGCCGGCCTTCAGAACGTTCCGGGTGATCAGATCGAAGCTTCGGTCCTCGATGGGGCCTCGGCCTGGCAGCGCTTTCGGTACGTGGTGACGCCTTCGCTCGCTCCGATCACCTTCTTCCTCCTGATCACCAACCTGACCTACGCGTTCTTCGAGGTGTACGGCACCATCGATTACCTGACCAGGGGCGCCCCGGCCGGCAAGACTTCTGTGGCCATCTACGAGATCATTCGCGTCGGCGTCGAGAACCGGGATATCGGTCGGGGTGCTGCCCAGTCGGTGCTGCTCTTCTTGGCGGTGATCGGTTTGACCGTCTGGCAGTTCAAACAGTCGGAGAGTCGTATCACCTATGGAGGCGGGGGATGACCGGGCTCGCAGTAGGTGTACGAAAGAAGAACTGGTTCCGGGGTCGGTCCTGGCCGGTCCACGGCGCTCTCATCCTCACGACGTTCCTGATCGGGTTCCCGCTCGCCTACGCGGCGCTCATCGCCACCCAGTCGAATCCCGATGTGTTCGCTTTCAAGTTGACACCCGGTGACTCGCTGGCTCAGAACTTCCAGGACGTTTGGTTCGGCCGGAATCTCGGTCGCTACATGTGGAACTCGACGGTTCAGTCTGTGCTGATCACCGTCGCCAAGACGATCCTGTCACTGGCGGCGGGACTGGCGTTCGTCTACTTCCGATTCAAGGCGAAATGGATTGTGTTCTTCTTCGTGCTGATCACGTTGATGATGCCGACCGAGGTCATGATCCTGGCTCTCTTCCGATTGGTGTCTGCCTTCGATTGGAAGGACACGATGGCGGCGCTGGTCGTTCCGTTCGCGGCCTCGGCCACCGGCGCGTTCCTGTTCAGGCAGCATTTCGCCAACCTGCCGAACGATCTCGCTGAGGCATCGCAGGTCGACGGGGCCAGTCCGCTCCAGTTCCTCACCAAGGTCCTGATTCCGCTGTCCTGGAACACCATCGGGGCCCTGGCGGTCATTCAGTTCGTCTACGGCTGGAACATGTACTTGTGGCCTGTCCTGATCATTTCGAAGCAGGAGGCCCAGGTCATTCAGGTGGGCCTGCAGAATCTGCAGGGTATCGACGTCGGGTTGACGTACGGACCGTTGATGCTCGCCGCCCTGCTGGCATCGATCCCGCCGACCATCGTGTTCATTCTGCTTCAGAAGCCGTTCATGTCGGGTTTCTCGATCACGGCCGACAAGTAAACCGACTCGTTCTGGGCTGCCGGCGAACTGGCCGGCCCCGGTACGGCTCTAGAATCCTGCAACGAACACAGGGGACAATCGAATGACTGCTGGCTTGGTGGGTCTTGTCGTCGGGATACTCGGTTTGGGCGGGCTAGCCCTCCATCTGTGGGCGATCATCGATGTCGTCCGCACGCCGGCTCCGGTGTGGGCCCGGGCCAACCAAAATCAGATTGTCTGGGCGCTGGTCGTGCTGCTGTTCTCGCTGCTCGGGCCGATCCTGTACCTCGTAATCGCCCGCCCTGCATTGCAGGCAGCCGGCGGAGACTCAATCGCCTGAGAAGTAACTCTCCGATTGGCCTATGGCCTATGGCCTATGGCCATGTCTATCCATTCGTCGACCATCCGGGCGAGGGTCTCCATCGGAACGTCGCCGTGTCCGAGAACCACATCGTGGAAGTCCTTGATGTCGAACCGATCGGCCAGGCGTGCCTCCGCGTTGGAGCGGATCTCCTCGATTTCGAGTCGGCCCATCATGTATCCGAGGGCCTGGCCCGGCACACCAACATATCGGTCGATTTCGCCCTCGACCTGTGTCCGCGTCATCGGGCTGTGGTCGAGCATGTAGCGAATCGCTTGTTCGCGTGACCACCCGAGGGCATGGAGGCCGGTATCCACGACCAACCGGCAGGCCCGCATCGAGTCGGCCGCCAGCATGCCGACCCGGTCGAGATCAGACGAATACAGCCCCATCTCGTCCGCGACCCGCTCCGTGTAGAGGGCCCACCCTTCGAGGTATGCAACGGAGAGCGGTTCGTGGTGAATCGGATGAAGATCCTCGTTCTCGAGCGCCAGGGCTACCTGCAGGTGGTGGCCTGGAATCCCTTCGTGATATGTCGTTGCTTCGACCTGGAAGGTTCCCCACATCGACGGGTCGGCGGTGTTGAAGAAGAACGTCCCGGGCTTGGAACCGTCTATAGCGGGTTGCGAATAGAACGCAAGGGGCCCCTGCTCGATCGATTTGGCAACACACGGCGCTTTCGGCAGGACGCCGAACCAGTCGCCCATGGCCGCCGCGGCCCTGGCGAGCGCACGGGTGGCATCTGCCACGAGGGTCGCGGCATCGGAGTAGTGAAGAGCGGGATCGCTGCGAAGCCGATCGTATATCTCGGCGACGTTCGTTGTGCCGAGGAGCGGGCCGGCAATCTGCGGGTATTCGTCTTCGAGTTTCTCCACTTGCTGCCGGCCGATGTCGTGGACCCGGCGAGACGGCACCGCTCTCGTGACATTCGCCCACACCAAACGCTCATAGCTCTCGGCCCCGCCGTCCAGATACACGAGACCGGGTTGACTATCGGGGCGCGCCGCCGGAAGGGCCACGTCGTGGACCACCTTCCGAAGATCGGACAACGCCGGTCGGACCTGATCGGTGAGGATGGCGGCCAGCCGGTCCCTCCAGCGTGCAGCTTCGGTTGCGGTCATCTCGGTTGGTGCAGGTTGGGCGAGGAGCGGATCGGTCGGTGCCCCGAGATGGCGATCGAGGCCGGCCAGTGTCTGCTCACCGATGGTGCGGTTGGCGACCCGGCCCCTTGCAACGGCCGACACAATCCGGGCCGCGAATTCCGTGAGAGTGTCCGGGAGATTGGCCATTCTCACCAGATAGCGCTCGCCGTGCTCGGCCGTCGTCAACGGAAACCGCGGACCGAAGGTCAGAAGCATCGGATGGAAACCCATATTCGAGTTGAAGAGCTGGAGATCGTGATACCACTCGAGTTGCTCGTCGGTCGACCCCGCAGCAAAGGCGATCAGGTCGAGCGTTGGATGGGGTCCGATCTCGACTGTGGCTGCTCCTGCCGTGGAAGCGAAACGCCGTAGCTCCGACCGTCGATGTTCGACGCCATCCGGCGTGAAGTCCTCCCAGAGTTCGAGGGTGTCGAGGTTGCCCTTCCAGAGCGCACCCATTCGGTCGGATTGCAGATGGAACGCGTGGAACTCGTCGGCGAGGGCGGTGATGGTGTCCATGCGCTCACGCTAGCGGCGATCTGGTCGGGTGACGATGGGCATGAGGAATATCCAATGTCTACAAGGGATTCCGCCTTCACTTGCCTCTCCGGGGGGCCGATACATTCAGCCTGGATCCACCGGTCTGATCGGTGTCTGACGGTTGGGATTGACATAGAAAATGCCTTCTGACCTGGGAGAATGA
This portion of the Acidimicrobiia bacterium genome encodes:
- the pyrB gene encoding aspartate carbamoyltransferase, which gives rise to MRSFAGRDILSLKGFERNEFEHIFQIADELEPIARERRNVDLLAEKTMVTAFYQPSTRTRLAHEAAMHRLGGHVTGFSDAKMTRAGDFYQESIKDTVHMLEYYGDVLVMRHFQQGAPHEAARWASIPVINAGDGWGEHPTQVLTDLYTVLNEKGTIDGLTFVAIGDHRMRTMHSLGYALSQFDAEMVVLAPEEMSPLPEFLAELDEMGTNYRIVEHIDQVIHEADVIYMEPVVQPDYTQSRQDKQDEYGRTPANYQITREVMKRAKGDSIILHSLPRMDELLPEVDQLKHARYWQEAYNGVVMRMALIASVLGVME
- a CDS encoding pyridoxal-phosphate dependent enzyme, whose amino-acid sequence is MIDLTIHEATLESAVTQAHQRSIRIPTFKQMRDPSLIPDSIKQELTSVGLWDLDPRNLFRITWHNEPTPSGGGYGPVNYIELPSELTGTPARILLLEGKWFPTGAHKVGAAFGCLVPRLVTGQFDPATQKAVWPSTGNYCRGGAYDSHLLACESVAILPEGMSRERFDWLRTVAGEIIATPGTESNVKEIFDKCNELRASGEDLVIFNQFDEFGNYLWHYAVTGPAMVEVLEAAMRPGDEFRGVTLTTGSAGTIASGDYLKQLYPNSKIAAGEAIQCPTILYNGFGEHRIEGIGDKHIPWIHNAKNTDMAIGLDDEATISLTRLFNEPAGTAYLADQGVAPGLIEKLPLLGISGIGNMLMAIKMAKYYEMGSQDVIVTVGTDSMEMYGSRLRELNDERGEFTTLDAAAAYHRYLLGQGIDHVQELGYYDRKRVHNLKYYTWVEQQGKTYEEIQAQWYDPDYWTNIQAMVDPIDELIEAFNTRVDL
- a CDS encoding carbohydrate ABC transporter permease: MTGLAVGVRKKNWFRGRSWPVHGALILTTFLIGFPLAYAALIATQSNPDVFAFKLTPGDSLAQNFQDVWFGRNLGRYMWNSTVQSVLITVAKTILSLAAGLAFVYFRFKAKWIVFFFVLITLMMPTEVMILALFRLVSAFDWKDTMAALVVPFAASATGAFLFRQHFANLPNDLAEASQVDGASPLQFLTKVLIPLSWNTIGALAVIQFVYGWNMYLWPVLIISKQEAQVIQVGLQNLQGIDVGLTYGPLMLAALLASIPPTIVFILLQKPFMSGFSITADK
- a CDS encoding PLDc N-terminal domain-containing protein; amino-acid sequence: MTAGLVGLVVGILGLGGLALHLWAIIDVVRTPAPVWARANQNQIVWALVVLLFSLLGPILYLVIARPALQAAGGDSIA
- the arcC gene encoding carbamate kinase is translated as MPRLVIAIGGNSLIADKDHQTVEDQYNAAAETDQHIAQLVKGGWDVAISHGNGPQVGFIMRRSELARGELHEIPMDVAGADTQGAIGYALQQNLINDFRAMGIQKPVVTVVTQVEVSSTDPAMLDPSKPIGTFLDEEEANRRRQEEGWAIKEDAGRGWRRVVASPQPQRIVEIDVIRQLIDSGVVVICVGGGGIPVVADENGDLHGVAAVIDKDLASALLANLIDADMLLISTAVEKVALNFGTPEQRWVDRLTLSEVKTYLEEGGHFGEGSMAPKMRAVVQFLEGGGKEALITNPANLEHAVAGATGTRIVHD
- a CDS encoding sugar ABC transporter permease, producing the protein MSALLALLAGAGAGAYGFRTARRLRPARRYLVGALLGTLGAVVVSVLTGGCAYSPEVDAAQHILGIAVAGGIGLAVASGTSVVLASAKGGRDAGSIGSDIRTGTYRLGWWWPWALLLPTIVILVVFLYVPAVQTFTLSTKLVRLGAPRQIEVCLANFSELLTPNPWILVILPLIAVGVMWGLGLWKRRASLGSMSLTAATALQPFGIVVLLLALYYMFNGGPRGYRGIYVNTLVVSAGTVAGGMILGLAVAYLAFQKVRGMTVYRTLLIWPYAVSPPVAGILFFMMFDPTAGIIQHLFELVGVTFPNYREDVFLARFAVIAASTWKILGYNVLFYLAGLQNVPGDQIEASVLDGASAWQRFRYVVTPSLAPITFFLLITNLTYAFFEVYGTIDYLTRGAPAGKTSVAIYEIIRVGVENRDIGRGAAQSVLLFLAVIGLTVWQFKQSESRITYGGGG
- a CDS encoding extracellular solute-binding protein → MRYKSWFALFVVFALVFAACGDSTDETTPDDGGTDVTAVPGTVTTIDIWIAFADGPRLTYTEERAAEFNSAHSDYNVAVTAFDSYNTVFEQAQLALEGGNPPEIIHFFEAATQEALDTVDADGNPIFKSVTEAIGGRTEILGEPVILDDVVSAARNYYTVDGEFYSMPWNTSSAIMFVNQDILDAAGVAEIPKTWADVDAACEKIMAIADAPKGCITWPNHSWFVEQTLGQEGELLANNDNGRDGRATEVYLDSDGMVAYFEWWKSLDDLGYYIYTGVQRDWDGTNTAFQAQEVGMLIYSSSDTTVITETGTENGFNVVAAPMPYNGDVPYEGNLIGGATLWLRNGLDTVTEDGALAFMNFFSNPANAAEWHKITGYIPITEAAVQLLKDEGFYDESPNSLVASDQLAAAADTPAARGALLGNFVAIRDVITAAAEDMLVNDIDPKQRLTEANAEAQQLLDEYNSLFGG
- a CDS encoding threonine synthase, translating into MTDGRLEHVTGLVCVICGQSYPADAAGYVCGECGNEGILDVRYDYERVGSRLSRESLADDREMTMWRYRPLMPVAADAEVPPLTVGWTPTYDAPRLAAALGLAGVWVKDEGRQPTASLKDRASAMALVKAREVGADIVTTASTGNAAAALSGLSASMGQKNVIFVPESAPQAKIAQLLAYGSIVVLVKGNYGDAFDLCMAASAEYGWYNRNTGFNPYMTEGKKTAGLEILEQLEWNAPDAIFVSVGDGSIIGGVHKAMKDAQALGWIDHSPRLFGIQAAGSDFLVQAFENNEDVLIKAPISADTLADSISADLPRDRIKAMAAVRETGGAYLRVSDEAILAAVPVLARGSGVFAEPAGAAAHAGLIAAAERGLVGSSDRVVVLSTGSGLKDVASAMKAVTAAGTEPMVIEPTLAALKEALATRGE
- a CDS encoding GntR family transcriptional regulator → MITRSPSLTDQVKANLKERIVSGAFEEGRIPSETELAAELGVSRTTIRDALSRLENEGSIYRKQGAGTFVNQPGLQIKSRLEEIWSYEEVLQDHGYTPSVRVIGLTPRPASESLAGDLGIESGEPVLVVEKVFLEDDRPVVLTYNRIPTRHIKVEITKKSGALPLYDLLDRHCNRPLGYYLSEIVPVALPSHEADELGIPRRTPALSFEEVGYDQDNEPVVQSTSFFRDDLLRFRLIRRKVGA